One window from the genome of Pseudonocardia hierapolitana encodes:
- a CDS encoding SPFH domain-containing protein translates to MTEGTVVLIVVVLLVLLVVVSLIKAVQIIPQATAAVIERLGRYKGTAEPGLAFLVPFIDKVRERIDLREQVVSFPPQPVITQDNLTVNIDTVVYFQVTDPKAAVYEISDYITGVEQITTTTLRNVVGGMTLEGTLTSRDQINTVLRGELDEATGRWGIRVGRVEIKAIDPPASIQESMERQMKADREKRAMILTAEGQRESAIRSAEGNKQSQILTAEGAKQAAILNAEAERQSRILRAQGERAAQYLQAQGQAKAIEKVFAAIKAARPTPELLTYQYLQTLPEMAKGEANKVWIVPSDFGKALEGFTRMLGVPGEDGVFRFEPSPVEDTVSLTKPEDDDESIKGWFDTASDPEIAKVVADAEAQARKEVPPIGAPIPATPSPQTVSAPRAPSEPGPAYGAATPREGRPQSPTPSPTPSPTQTRQPESAVPTPPHGIPQVPTDRGGVRGNGGPRPGYPAPPPQ, encoded by the coding sequence GTGACCGAAGGCACCGTTGTGCTGATCGTCGTGGTGCTGTTGGTGTTGCTCGTGGTCGTGTCGCTGATCAAGGCGGTGCAGATCATCCCGCAGGCCACGGCCGCGGTGATCGAGCGGCTCGGGCGGTACAAGGGAACCGCGGAGCCGGGCCTGGCGTTCCTGGTGCCGTTCATCGACAAGGTCCGCGAGCGGATCGACCTGCGCGAGCAGGTGGTCTCGTTCCCGCCGCAGCCGGTGATCACCCAGGACAACCTGACGGTGAACATCGACACCGTCGTCTACTTCCAGGTGACCGACCCGAAGGCCGCCGTCTACGAGATCTCCGACTACATCACCGGCGTCGAGCAGATCACCACCACGACGCTGCGCAACGTCGTCGGCGGGATGACCCTCGAGGGCACGCTCACCTCCCGCGACCAGATCAACACCGTCCTGCGCGGCGAGCTGGACGAGGCCACCGGCCGCTGGGGCATCCGGGTCGGGCGCGTGGAGATCAAGGCCATCGACCCGCCCGCGTCGATCCAGGAGTCGATGGAGCGGCAGATGAAGGCCGACCGCGAGAAGCGGGCGATGATCCTCACGGCCGAGGGCCAGCGGGAGTCGGCGATCCGCAGCGCCGAGGGCAACAAGCAGAGCCAGATCCTCACCGCGGAAGGCGCCAAGCAGGCCGCAATCCTCAACGCGGAGGCCGAGCGGCAGTCGCGCATCCTGCGGGCGCAGGGCGAGCGGGCGGCGCAGTACCTGCAGGCGCAGGGTCAGGCCAAGGCGATCGAGAAGGTGTTCGCGGCGATCAAGGCGGCCCGGCCGACCCCCGAACTGCTCACCTACCAGTACCTGCAGACGCTGCCCGAGATGGCGAAGGGCGAGGCCAACAAGGTCTGGATCGTGCCGTCCGACTTCGGAAAGGCCCTCGAAGGGTTCACCCGCATGCTCGGCGTGCCCGGCGAGGACGGCGTGTTCCGGTTCGAACCCTCGCCGGTCGAGGACACGGTCTCGCTGACCAAGCCGGAGGACGACGACGAGTCCATCAAGGGATGGTTCGACACGGCGAGCGACCCCGAGATCGCGAAGGTGGTCGCCGACGCCGAGGCGCAGGCGCGCAAGGAGGTGCCGCCGATCGGCGCACCCATCCCCGCCACCCCGTCTCCGCAGACCGTTTCGGCGCCGCGCGCCCCGTCGGAGCCCGGTCCCGCCTACGGCGCGGCCACTCCGCGGGAGGGACGGCCCCAGTCGCCCACCCCGTCACCCACCCCGTCGCCCACGCAGACTCGGCAGCCGGAGAGCGCTGTGCCCACGCCGCCGCACGGGATCCCGCAGGTCCCGACCGACCGGGGCGGTGTCCGGGGCAACGGCGGGCCGCGCCCGGGCTACCCGGCCCCGCCGCCGCAGTGA
- a CDS encoding DUF3097 domain-containing protein, with product MTRAHDYRGAFAADGTRIRTRKQIPEVVAEPGLVVEDPASGFCGAVVGVDARGVTLEDRHGGRRVFPLRPAGFLYEGAPATLVVPRSAPAAPARSASGSVRVQGHTARTARAARIWVEGLHDAELVERVWGHDLRVEGVVVEPMHGMDDLAAAVAEFEPGPQRRLGVLVDHLVEGSKETRAAAAVAGPHVLVTGHPYVDVWQAVKPSVVGIGAWPEVPRGTDWKTGVCRALRWGEPADGARRVLGAVRTYRDLETPLIGAVEQLIDFVTT from the coding sequence GTGACCCGTGCGCACGACTACCGAGGGGCGTTCGCCGCCGACGGCACCCGCATCCGTACGCGCAAGCAGATCCCGGAGGTGGTGGCCGAGCCGGGGCTGGTGGTGGAGGACCCGGCGAGCGGGTTCTGCGGTGCCGTCGTGGGGGTGGACGCGCGCGGCGTCACCCTCGAGGACCGCCACGGCGGCAGGCGGGTGTTCCCGCTGCGTCCGGCGGGGTTCCTGTACGAGGGCGCGCCGGCCACCCTCGTCGTGCCCCGGAGCGCCCCGGCGGCGCCTGCCCGGTCCGCGTCCGGGTCGGTGCGCGTGCAGGGCCACACCGCCCGCACCGCACGGGCGGCCCGGATCTGGGTCGAGGGCCTGCACGACGCCGAGCTCGTCGAGCGCGTGTGGGGCCACGACCTGCGCGTCGAGGGCGTCGTGGTGGAGCCGATGCACGGCATGGACGACCTCGCCGCCGCCGTGGCCGAGTTCGAGCCGGGGCCGCAGCGGCGCCTCGGGGTGCTCGTCGACCACCTGGTGGAGGGGTCCAAGGAGACCCGCGCGGCGGCCGCGGTCGCGGGCCCGCACGTGCTCGTCACGGGTCACCCGTACGTCGACGTGTGGCAGGCGGTGAAGCCGTCGGTCGTGGGGATCGGGGCGTGGCCGGAGGTGCCGCGGGGCACCGACTGGAAGACCGGCGTCTGTCGCGCCCTGCGGTGGGGCGAGCCCGCCGACGGCGCGCGGCGCGTGCTCGGAGCGGTGCGCACCTACCGCGACCTGGAGACGCCGCTGATCGGTGCCGTCGAGCAGCTCATCGACTTCGTAACCACCTGA
- a CDS encoding M20/M25/M40 family metallo-hydrolase: protein MPPGAPPTAPHRSWVTTRWSGSRGRRWRCTTTRAGPGTTGFGPVTANVGVLRGGVAPNVVPDAAELMLDIRTVPGVEAGQLRAQVGLLAGEQVDVADHVVLPPLDTGADEPFVGMVRSALQAAGVSDAVAPPARFFTDASVLAGVLGADDVPAPTVVLGPGEPAQCHVVDEYCLASRVEETVVIYRELLDRWCAPA, encoded by the coding sequence GTGCCGCCGGGCGCGCCGCCCACGGCTCCGCACCGGAGCTGGGTGACAACGCGGTGGTCCGGCTCGCGCGGGCGGCGGTGGCGCTGCACGACCACGCGGGCTGGCCCCGGGACGACCGGTTTCGGTCCGGTCACCGCGAACGTCGGCGTCCTGCGTGGCGGCGTGGCCCCGAACGTCGTGCCGGACGCCGCGGAGCTGATGCTGGACATCCGCACCGTGCCGGGCGTCGAAGCCGGGCAGCTGCGCGCCCAGGTCGGGCTGCTCGCGGGGGAGCAGGTGGACGTGGCCGACCACGTCGTGCTGCCGCCGCTGGACACCGGAGCCGACGAGCCGTTCGTCGGCATGGTGCGTTCTGCGTTGCAGGCCGCGGGCGTGTCCGACGCGGTGGCGCCGCCCGCGCGGTTCTTCACCGACGCGTCCGTCCTGGCCGGGGTGCTCGGTGCCGACGACGTTCCCGCACCCACCGTGGTGCTCGGGCCGGGGGAGCCTGCCCAGTGCCACGTGGTCGACGAGTACTGCCTCGCCAGCCGGGTGGAGGAGACCGTGGTGATCTACCGGGAATTGCTCGACCGCTGGTGCGCCCCGGCCTGA
- a CDS encoding GyrI-like domain-containing protein, which yields MNLEIVDRPAQPYVAVRRTVTMQTFPEIADRLPGLFGWLAERGVDPAGPPFFRYLLIDMERELDVEAGVPVAAPVDGDGEVLAGVLPAGRYATTTHVGHPDELIAVTGAFQDEAAAQGLTFDATGTERGTRWGCRLELLLTNPAEQPDTTKWETKLAFRLAD from the coding sequence ATGAACCTGGAGATCGTCGACCGCCCCGCCCAACCGTACGTCGCGGTCCGGCGCACGGTGACGATGCAGACCTTCCCCGAGATCGCCGACCGCCTCCCCGGGTTGTTCGGGTGGCTCGCCGAGCGTGGGGTCGACCCGGCGGGCCCGCCGTTCTTCCGCTACCTCCTGATCGACATGGAGCGTGAGCTCGACGTCGAGGCCGGCGTACCGGTCGCGGCGCCCGTCGACGGTGACGGCGAGGTGCTCGCGGGTGTGCTGCCGGCCGGCCGCTACGCCACCACCACGCACGTCGGGCACCCCGACGAGCTGATCGCCGTCACCGGGGCGTTCCAGGACGAGGCCGCCGCGCAGGGCCTGACCTTCGACGCCACCGGGACCGAGCGCGGCACGCGGTGGGGCTGCCGGCTGGAGCTGCTGCTCACGAATCCCGCAGAGCAGCCGGACACGACCAAGTGGGAGACGAAGCTCGCGTTCCGCCTCGCCGACTGA
- a CDS encoding energy-coupling factor ABC transporter ATP-binding protein, whose protein sequence is MSTVPDPAATAVAATPPSSLEVRGLAFAYPDGHQALYGVDLTVRRGERVALLGPNGAGKTTLVLHLNGILTPGRGSVAVGGLPVARAHLREIRRRVGIVFQDPDDQLFLPTVGEDVAFGPANFGVSGAALAARVDAALAAVGMGEHRDRSPLHLSGGQRRRVALATVLACEPEILVLDEPSTNLDPVARRELAEVLLGLDTTMLMVTHDLPYALQLCPRSVVLDDGVVVADGPTRELLADADLLRRHRLELPYGFSP, encoded by the coding sequence ATGAGCACGGTGCCCGACCCGGCCGCCACCGCGGTGGCGGCCACTCCCCCGTCATCACTCGAGGTGCGCGGGCTCGCCTTCGCCTACCCGGACGGGCACCAGGCCCTCTACGGGGTCGACCTCACCGTGCGCCGCGGCGAGCGGGTGGCCCTGCTCGGCCCGAACGGCGCTGGCAAGACCACGCTGGTGCTGCACCTCAACGGCATCCTCACCCCCGGGCGGGGTTCGGTCGCCGTCGGCGGGCTACCGGTCGCAAGAGCGCACCTGCGCGAGATCCGCAGGCGCGTCGGCATCGTGTTCCAGGACCCCGACGACCAGCTGTTCCTGCCGACCGTCGGCGAGGACGTCGCGTTCGGCCCGGCGAACTTCGGGGTCAGCGGCGCCGCACTGGCCGCGAGGGTGGACGCGGCGCTCGCCGCCGTCGGGATGGGCGAGCACCGCGACCGCTCGCCGCTGCACCTGTCCGGCGGGCAGCGCAGGCGCGTCGCTCTGGCCACCGTGCTGGCGTGCGAGCCGGAGATCCTCGTGCTCGACGAGCCGTCCACCAACCTGGACCCGGTGGCCCGCCGCGAGCTCGCCGAGGTGCTGCTCGGGCTGGACACGACGATGCTCATGGTCACCCACGACCTGCCCTACGCGCTGCAGCTGTGCCCGCGCAGCGTGGTGCTCGACGACGGCGTCGTGGTGGCCGACGGACCCACGCGCGAGCTGCTCGCCGACGCCGACCTGCTCCGCCGCCACCGCCTCGAGCTGCCCTACGGCTTCAGCCCGTGA
- a CDS encoding MFS transporter, whose translation MSDRSTPSRSQEALVHRLPVRTLLAASVGNAIEWYDWTIYATFSIFFATQIFSPENPTLALINTFAAYALAFFFRPLGGWLLGRFADLRGRRTAMLLTITLMAGGSFIIGILPTWDQVGWLAPILLLLARVGQGMSLGGEVSNASAYLGEIAPPERRGRYSSFFYISTGSAVLAASLLGALLTAVLSREELAAYGWRIPFILGGVLGLIGLWLRRAMPETEQFEENKAKAQQVKHPLLLTLTEHPKAVGQLVAFTLLSTLCYYTFFSALTPFAVSSRGADPGQVFTALSIATALFVVLQYPMGVLSDRFGRKPQLMVWSAATAVLIVPLSFLIGPGFWNMLVVFGVGLGLYTAMTSIAPAIMSELFPTELRGLGIGAWYNLTVATFGGTAPLVIQTLSAAGYAQAFFWYVAAGAVIAFAVILTLPETKGEVLR comes from the coding sequence GTGTCCGACCGATCGACGCCGTCCCGCTCCCAGGAAGCGCTGGTACACCGGCTGCCCGTCCGGACGCTGCTGGCGGCGTCGGTCGGGAACGCCATCGAGTGGTACGACTGGACGATCTACGCGACGTTCAGCATCTTCTTCGCGACGCAGATCTTCTCGCCGGAGAACCCGACGCTCGCACTGATCAACACGTTCGCCGCGTACGCGCTGGCGTTCTTCTTCCGCCCGCTGGGCGGCTGGCTGCTCGGCCGGTTCGCCGACCTGCGGGGGCGGCGCACGGCGATGCTGCTGACGATCACCCTGATGGCGGGCGGGTCGTTCATCATCGGCATCCTGCCGACGTGGGACCAGGTGGGCTGGCTCGCGCCGATCCTGCTGCTGCTCGCGCGCGTCGGGCAGGGCATGTCGCTGGGCGGGGAGGTCTCCAACGCCTCGGCCTACCTCGGTGAGATCGCGCCGCCGGAGCGACGCGGCCGCTACTCGTCGTTCTTCTACATCTCCACCGGATCCGCGGTGCTGGCCGCCTCGCTGCTCGGAGCGCTGCTCACCGCGGTGCTGAGCCGCGAGGAGCTGGCCGCGTACGGGTGGCGCATCCCGTTCATCCTCGGCGGCGTGCTCGGGCTCATCGGGCTGTGGCTGCGGCGGGCGATGCCGGAGACCGAGCAGTTCGAGGAGAACAAGGCCAAGGCCCAGCAGGTGAAGCACCCACTGCTGCTGACGCTGACCGAGCACCCGAAGGCGGTGGGGCAGCTCGTCGCGTTCACGCTGCTCTCCACGCTGTGCTACTACACGTTCTTCTCGGCCCTCACGCCGTTCGCGGTGAGCTCGCGCGGCGCCGACCCCGGCCAGGTGTTCACGGCGCTGTCGATCGCGACGGCGCTGTTCGTGGTGCTGCAGTACCCGATGGGCGTGCTGTCGGACCGGTTCGGCCGCAAGCCGCAGCTCATGGTCTGGTCCGCCGCCACGGCTGTGCTGATCGTTCCGCTCTCGTTCCTGATCGGGCCCGGCTTCTGGAACATGCTCGTGGTCTTCGGTGTGGGGCTCGGGCTCTACACGGCGATGACCTCGATCGCGCCGGCGATCATGAGCGAGCTCTTCCCCACCGAGCTGCGCGGGCTGGGCATCGGCGCCTGGTACAACCTCACGGTCGCGACGTTCGGCGGAACGGCCCCGCTGGTGATCCAAACGCTGTCCGCCGCGGGCTACGCCCAGGCGTTCTTCTGGTACGTCGCCGCCGGCGCCGTGATCGCCTTCGCCGTGATCCTCACCCTGCCCGAGACCAAGGGCGAGGTGCTGCGGTGA
- a CDS encoding GNAT family N-acetyltransferase has translation MDIEITPGALGDVDALAPLWKAMVEHHRTVVAGRVPVRPAGEAWERRRREYASWLGDGSGLLFLAHREGADEVVGYAMCRLLPSGPTFDLGPVRGDVESLAVSPQARGAGVGTALLGAVRTELEARGCRHWSISVAADNAGAVRLYERVGFRPLVQMMHAPLTG, from the coding sequence GTGGACATCGAGATCACCCCGGGAGCCCTCGGCGACGTCGACGCGCTGGCACCGCTGTGGAAGGCGATGGTCGAGCACCACCGCACCGTCGTGGCCGGGCGGGTGCCGGTGCGGCCGGCGGGTGAGGCGTGGGAACGGCGCCGCCGCGAGTACGCGTCGTGGCTGGGGGACGGCAGCGGCCTGCTCTTCCTCGCCCACAGGGAAGGCGCCGACGAGGTGGTCGGCTACGCGATGTGCCGGCTGCTGCCGTCGGGTCCGACGTTCGACCTCGGGCCGGTCCGGGGCGACGTCGAGTCGCTCGCCGTCTCGCCGCAGGCCCGCGGCGCGGGCGTCGGCACGGCGCTGCTGGGCGCGGTGCGGACCGAGCTGGAGGCGCGGGGCTGCCGCCACTGGTCGATCAGCGTGGCGGCGGACAACGCGGGCGCCGTGCGCCTCTACGAGCGCGTCGGGTTCCGCCCGCTGGTCCAGATGATGCACGCCCCGCTCACGGGCTGA
- a CDS encoding NfeD family protein, which translates to MTAAVIWLIVGGLLVVAELLSGEFVLLMLGGGALAAGGASLLVGGPVVGGVVFAVVSVLLLFAVRPALRRRLDRGVDPAVMHHQALLGSTAIVVATVDEHGGRVKIGGELWSARTSDGHGAIEPGARVTVLSISGATAVVVAQD; encoded by the coding sequence ATGACGGCCGCCGTGATCTGGCTCATCGTCGGCGGGCTGCTCGTCGTGGCGGAGTTGCTGTCCGGCGAGTTCGTGCTCCTGATGCTCGGGGGTGGCGCGCTGGCCGCCGGTGGGGCGTCCCTGCTCGTGGGAGGGCCGGTGGTCGGCGGTGTCGTGTTCGCCGTCGTGTCGGTGCTGCTGCTGTTCGCGGTGCGCCCGGCGCTGCGCAGGCGCCTCGACCGCGGCGTCGACCCCGCCGTGATGCACCACCAGGCGCTGCTGGGGAGCACCGCGATCGTCGTGGCGACGGTCGACGAGCACGGCGGCCGCGTGAAGATCGGCGGCGAGCTGTGGTCGGCACGGACGAGCGACGGGCACGGCGCGATCGAGCCCGGCGCCCGGGTCACCGTGCTGAGCATCTCCGGCGCCACCGCGGTCGTCGTCGCACAGGACTGA